From the genome of Malus sylvestris chromosome 13, drMalSylv7.2, whole genome shotgun sequence:
aaaacaccaaatggGCCGACTACCAAGATGCCTAGGACTTATTTGCATGATCCAACCTGTGTAAGCATTTAGAAATTCAGAGAGCATGTGATCACAACAAGAAGCATGTTTTCATTAGTCAAaagcaccaaaagaaaatagtaaAAGCAATCAAGCCGACAATTTAGTATTcatgaaaagtaaaaacagTTTACTATTTAGCAACAGTAAAGGCATCAATGATTCATCCATCGAAACAAGAATCCAACTCACAAAGCAACAATAATTCACATCCAGCTCACAAAGTGTTACAACccgttcattaaaatattatattttattctcGAGACATgtgaaatgactattttgcccCTGAATGGGTGTCTTAATTAATTTATTGAGCATCGACTCGAGAATTCAATCCTTGTACTTTCTTAAGTCTCATGAATTTAATTTAGTACGTTATTATAACGTcaataatcaaattttaaatcagAATTTGAGGGTATAATGtaattttcacaatttttaCAATTATGGAGGGTAATTGGGTAATTTCATTAAGTTATGAATGTTGTTAAACTCACCCCATTGTCCTATTTTTCCACCAACCTTATTATCCCACCaccataaaaaatttaaaaaattaaatcttattttctcacccactattattcctaaaataacctttATACCACCACACCTCCAATGTTCAGTTTCCACCACTAGTCCCTTCCCCTGAACTAACTTTACACCAAAATCAAGATTGCAAATTTCTAACAGTGCAAACTAAACAAACCCAGAAATTTATCTAGTGAAAATTTACAACCTTGAAAGCCATTGTCATTGGTTTTGTtggagagttgcagagagcaAGAGATCTGCTTCCTCAATTCAACTAattttgtttgaattgaaagaattaaaaagtaaaagtaaaaaaattctAAAGCTGAGATTTGATTCAAATGAGCTAGAAGCTATCAAATTAAAGATGAAATTCAAAATTGCATTAAAACGTCGAAAAGTTAAAAATTTATTGGAAAACACCACAAATTGATTAACATATTTGGACCACAAATTGATTAACATATTTGGAATTGGAGCCCTAGAAATCATATAGAAACAAACAATGAGAAATGCTGGCTGCCGGCAGATTCTTGAACTTCTTCTGCCCCCGGAAAAACTGGATCTTTCTCTCGGATGGAGAGAGATGAAATGGAAGAGAGAAGAACGGGGAGGAGAGACGGTGGTGGAGAGAAATGGGTAGGGATTTAAAAGTTTTTTTCTACAAGGATAAACATGTCAttaacattttcattaaaatgttgataaaaaaaataagcttAGTAGCACTCTAAATTATTTTAAGCGGGATATACCCACATCCggttctctctcttccctcattttcagactctctcactctctaaaccctttttctctctcgaactcactctctctctctctctatctctctctctctctctctctctctctctctctctctctttctcttgttTCTGGGATATTTGGATGAGGTTTTTAAGCTATGTGTTCAAGTCTAACCCCTGCATGCACCCTCATCTCTATTTCCAGTTTCCGGCAATAGAAGGAGGACTAACGCCGGCGAATTCGAGCCACGGTTCACCACCAATCCTGCTGCACATGGTCTGGGTAAGTTCTCAGTTATGTTTGTGggatttttctttaatttaatgttgtgaTTTACCTATGTTTTGATGCATGCAAACTCTCTGTCACTTTCTGCAGTTTCGGCGAGTTTTTCTGAACAAAAACTGTTGAATCCGAGGTGGATTCAACCTCTCCTCCTAAACCAGTTCTAGGTGAGTCTCTTTATCTTTGGGATCAATTTGGGACTAAAAATCAGTGAATTTGGAGCTCGGGGAACCCATGATCATCTCTATGTTTTTCTGCAGATTTCAGCATTGGCACCGACTGACGGTCAACGGCAGTCGCCGTAGTTTTGAAAGCGGTAGCGACGACGCCGTTAACTTTAATAGCATATCCTTCCTCTGCATGTATATCGCGTTACATTTAGTTAAATCTCACCGGCGAGTGTGACGTGGCGACCGCGAGTATGACGGCACGTGTTTCCCGGCACGTGACACCACAGTGACGGCGCGTGCAGGACCCGTGACCTTCCCCTAGGTTTTTTGGTGTTCTGATCACGTGGTGTCCTCCGTATGTTGCAAATTCATAACCGAAATGGtagttttggacgaatttcgaTAAAATGTCAATTAAAGCTTAACTTAGCTTATTATGATTACAACGGACTCATTAGAGGATCAAAAGGATTTAGGCAAGGAGCCTATTGACGAGTGACGCACTGCTTACCTATAAGTGAACCCTCTCGAAAAATTAAACAACAAGCAATGAGACTTTCGCAACCCACAATTATCACAAAAATCCTTATTTGAAACTAAAAAAAGTGGACCCTAACAAATGCCTAGAAGCTAAAACACCAAGTACTTGACGAGACGGATGCCTGAGACAGCGATGCCATAAAAAGGCAACGCAAAAGCGTTCTTTGAAGCAGAAGTCTTAGAAGCACGACCAAGTTTAATTGGATAGAGTCCATTAGGGGTGGGTtggaaaaaccgaaaaccgaaaaaaaccggaCCGAAAACCGAATCgagaccgaaaaaaaccgaaccgaaccgaagctgtctggttcggtttcggtttctgaggttcgaaaaccgaaccgaaccgaaccgaaccgaaccgaagtCTTCAAAACGACGTCATTTTAtgctattttattaattaataatcctaATTCTAATACGCCACCGTTTTACCGAGTGTAACCTAAACCTAGGTCTAGTCCTCCTTTCTCGGTCTCGCCTGTTTTCGCACTCCCAATTCGCGCAGCCCCTCCCTCCTTCCCTCCTCTCAAACTCTATCTCAAACTCTATCTCTCTGCTCTCATTCCCAGCGGCGGTGACTGAGAATTCACCCAAAGCCAAACCTCTAAAGCCCGAGTCTGACTCTCAAAACTCTGTCTCTCAAATTCTGTCTCTCAAAAGGTTAGTACTCTCGACTACACTCTCACATTTAATTTTCTGCTGCAGATTCAAACCAAACCTCTAAACCCGAGTCTTAAACAGGTCAGAGCACTGGAAGTGACTGAGGATTCTCTATTATTTCTCCCATCAGCAATCGGCACTGGGCGAGTTAGCACTGGAAGTGACTCAGGTGCTTCAAAAATTCTCTCTTATTTCTTGTTTGAAAACTTCGATTGAAACCCATGACCCATCTGTTTTCCCCAATTCATGTCttcattcaatttgtttaaaattaggGTTGTTGAAGACGAGATTGAAAGAGTTCGAAAAGCGGGAATTTCTCGGTGGATTTAAGAACAGTGAGTTTGTGGAGAAATTCAAGTCCAGCTTGGTATGTTCTCTCTACCTTCATTTCGAAATTTGTTGCTTTCGGCTTTGAGTTTtcatagcaattgaatttgTTAACTTTGCATTTTGATTGCTACATTTACCAATTTGGGTTTACAGCACTAGGCCAAGTAGAGGTAGGCGTAAATGGATTGGGGGTTTGGGGTTGATCTTGTAAATTACTGTGTGATTAGCCTGTAGTTTTAGGGTTCCTAGACTTGCTCAAACTTCCAATTTTCATCTGCTGTGCACTGTCTACAGATCTTGCCAGATTTCAAATTAGATTTTTGGGTCTCTTGGTTAATCttgatttttcctattttatttgttCCTTCTTTTTGGATGTGCTAATTCCTGGTTTTTGTTTCTTCCATGCAATTTTATATAACTACAGAAAGGAATACCCAACGTACTATTAGCATTAGACTTGTGGGAAACatgtgcttttaaaatcaaAAGCAGTAACATAACACCAAGAGACTGCATATTCAGTAACCAtagaaagaacaaaaacaagtcaacaaatgaaaaaaaaaacgacaagTATACGTTTCCAATCTAGTAACCTGTTGATCTTATAATGGGTTATAACCTGTGACTTCTTTCTTCTACAAAAGATGCCTCACCTCGGTAGATCTCACACGGCATTTCTACTCCCTGGGAAAACAAATGTTTGAGAAATGAATCAGTTAACAAGCTGAATAAGCTGCACGCTATCAAAGAAAATATGCCTTCTAACAGTTGAAATGTACATTGCTCAAATATGAAATTATAGGATTAGGGAAGAGACACATGCAGTATCATtctttaacaattaaaggtCAGGTGGTAAAGGTCATGAAAGCATCAATTGGGgacttaaataaacacaagtttTATAAATTGTTAAACTTTGCTTTTAATTCGAAATCTCTAGGTTTTGGTGTTTGACAATTGAACAACTTTGCTTTTAATTTAGTAGGTATTGGGATGTAAAAGTcttatctttttgttttgtatCTTAATTAGATGAAGTCAAGTGCATCAAAGGCCTCGCCCTCGAGCTCAAGCTCAAACTCAATGAGATCATCAAATAGCTCCCGTGAAAAAATAAACTCATCTACTTCTACTCCATCACAAGTAAGTTGTCATTTTTATACTTTCTATGGTTTTTATGTctcaatttatttaataattaattgtaaAGATTGTTTCTCTTATTTTTGAAGGACATTGTTGGTGAATCAACTCCACCTCAACTCCCCATGGTGGCAACTCAACATACTCCTCTTACTCATGGTGGATCCACAAATTTATCCAATGCAACTCCAAAACAAGGTGGCTCATGCTCGAGTGATCAAGTAAGTAAAGAAGACACTCCTTTGGATAAATTGGATTCACTAAAAAGTCATTCAAGATCTACAATTTGGGAGCATTTTGATAGGGTAATTGAGGATGGTAGAGTTAAAGGGGTGTGCATGTATTGCAAGAAATCATATATGGCCGACACGGATAAAAATGGCACAACTAGTTTAAGAAATCACTTAGCTAGATGTAGGAGCTATGGTCCTAATAAGGAAATATTTGCGGCAAATAGGCAAAAGATCTTAACCTTTGCCGGCACAAAAGATAAGTTGGAAGCTATTGGTTTTTCTCAAGTGGAAGTTACTAAGGCTTGTGTTGAGATGATAATTATAGACGAGTTACCTTTTTCTTTCGTCGAGGGAGATGGGTTTCGTCAtttttgcatgcatgcatgtcctTTGTGGAGAGTACCTAGTCGTAAGACAATAGCTAAAGATGTACTTGGCTTGTTTTACTCCGAAAAGGAGAAATTGAAAAGTCAGTTGAAGACATTTAGGGTGTGTCTAACAACGGATACATGGACTTCTATACAACAAATAAATTACATGGTTCTCACCGCTCATTTTATTGATGATGATTggatgttacaaaaaaaaaatattttgaacttTTGTGTCATTCCAAATCATAAGGGAGAATCCATTGCTCAACTATTGGAGGAGTGTTTGGTGGAGTGGGGCATAGAGAAGGTGTTAACTATTACGGTTGATAATGCTTCGGCAAATGATTCCAGCTTAAGGGATTTGGTGCACCGAATAAGTGGGTGGGGGATTCCTAATGCACTTTTGCATGATGGAAAATATTTGCACATGAGGTGTGTTGCTCATATCCTTAATTTGGTGGTGAATGATGGGATTAAAATGTTGAATACCGCCATACAAAGCATTCGTAATGCGGTTAGGTATGTAAGATCTTCCCCTCAAAGGTTGGAGAGCTTTAAAAGGTGTGTTGAGAAAGTGAGAATAGAAGGCAAAGGGCTTGTGATTTTAGATGTCCCTACTAGGTGGAATTCCACATTTTTAATGTTGGAATCGGCTTTGAAGTTCAAGATGGCTTTTGATAGGTTGAAAGTAGATGATGGTCATTACCTTCCTTACTTTACTAAAGAAAATCATGATAATATAAGGGAGGGGCCACCTTCGACTCATGATTGGAGTGAGGCGGGAATATTTGCATCCTTTTTGAGACCTTTCTATGAAGTCACTTTAAAAGTGTGTTGTTCTAATACTCCAACAATTCATACTACTTTTGGTGATTTGTTTAAGATCAAAAGTCTCATCcttgaaaacaaagataatgAATTCTTGTCTATGATATCTATGTTGATGCAAGAAAAATATGACAAATATTGGGGTTCAATTGAGGATATTAATCAATATGTTTTTGTTGCACTTGTGCTTGATCCTCGCCATAAATTGGAGAAGGTGGTTGATTATTATGAGATACTATATGGCGAGGACGAGGAGGACGAGGAAAAAGTTGAAATTGCAACCAATGCGGTGAAAAATTTGTTGTTTGATCTTTACAAGATTCAAGAAGAGTCATCTTTTGATACACAACAAAGTGCAAGTAGTGGTGGTAGTTCTCAATCGGCAACTACAAGTGGGAATGAGAAAAGCATGACAGAGATTGAAAGGAAGTTGAAAGAGAAAAGTGAAATGAGAAAAGCAAAGAGAGCTCGTATTGTGCACAATGATTTGGATAGGTATCTTTTGGATCCTATGGAAGGGGAAGAAGAGGCAAACTTTGatatcttgaattggtggagggTGAATGGGCTTTCTAAGTATCCTATTTTGGCACGAGTTGCAAAAGAGATTTTAGCTATTCCGGTATCAACTATTGCTTCGGAATCCTCCTTTAGCACAAGTGGAAGAATAATTGATCCATACCGTAGCTCTTTGAGTCCAAAAATGGTGGAAGCTTTGATATGTACACAAAATTGGCTTAGGTCAATTCATGTAGCATTACATCATGAGCCAACCATTGAGGAGATTGAGTTTTGTGAAGAAGTTGAGAAAGGTAAATTTACTTATTGCATTTGGTTTTGTTAGACTATTTTAATTAGATGCTAAGTTGCATGCTTGCTTTACATCatgttgtttctttttttatttgtatgtagAAATGACAAGTGGAAGCTCAAATAAAGGTGCTATGTTGCCTCCTAGGCCACCTAAGCGTTGAACTTGAGGACTTGGAAGATTTTATTTGTGCAAGACATGAAGTGATGAAACTTTGAAGGTTTATTTGACTTGTGtgatgtttattttaaatttggactttttAAAGACTTAAACTTTCATGTTTATttaagtttggactttggaaatTGGAATTTGGAAGACTTGGATTCTCATTCTCATCAtggttttgttgttgtaaaTATGTTATTTCCCGAAGTTGGACCGTGGATGGAGAATGTGAgcttttatattttcaaattttttattttttggagacagaaaaaaaaaaaaaaaaccgaaaaaaaaccgaaaccgaatcgaaaaaaaaaccgaaaaaatgtgaaccgaaccgaaccgaaccgaaatttcggttcagtTTCGGTTTTAGGAAAAAACAGAACCGGTgggaaccgaacccacccctagagtCCATCCTCACATGGCCTCTGAAAAAGAACAACTCCCATTTTTAAATCACGAATAACAAATTCCTAAGTGAAAAATGTCAAACTACCAAAATTATCCCGAGTAAACTTAGCAACAGACAACAAATTTTTACGAATGGCAAGAATGTGTAAAACATTAGACAGACGAAAAATAAAAGACTGAGATGCAAAGGACAAATTACCAGTGTGCTCAATAGGGAGAGTTTCACCATTACCAACCACACCTAGTGGTACCAGTCAAAGAATGAGCATCATTAGTCATGTGATGGGTTGCACCTGTGTCCGGAAGCCAAGACACATCAGAACATTGAGCAAGGTGCATACCAGCAAATGCACGGGATAACTCATCGTTAGGATGAAGGGTCTGCGGGCATTGTGTAGCCAGATGGCCTTGTTGACGGTAAATCTAGCAAGGACCACAAGAATTTGGTGATGACCCAAGAAGTCTAGGAGCTGCAAAAAGACCTCAATGAGGGGCcctattattgttgttgttattgggGCCATACCCTTGATTTGGTGCATTGTGACCACCAAAGTTGCCATGATTTCCACGTGGAGCAACAGCTCCACCACTATAATTACCATACTGCCAAGGACGGAGCTAGAAAAATTTTTGATTGGGGGCGTCTTAAAACAACCAAGTAAAATAATGGGTTTTAGGTTATTGAGGATCAAATACAGTAAAAAATCTCTAAATTGAAAGGTTAAATTGTAATGCCACAAACAAATGAATGaagtaaattaatataaaatacttTGGAGTAAAATTTTTGTATTAAATTATGATACTTCATCATTTGAATTCAATGTATTTATGAAACCCCTAGTTCAATTGAGTTTGATTTAGGTTAGAAAACGTGGAATATTTGGAACCAAAATCAtaattttaattgttgttttaattgTCATGGCATTTTTGCTTTTCTCACCCAAAAATTTGAGTGGGGGCGGATGCCCTCCCTGGGCCTTATGTAGCTTCGTCCATGCATACTGCTGCTGGTGTTATCCCTCATTGGCACGATTTCCGGACATACTACCATCATTGTTGTGCATAGAGTAAAAGGCTTGAGGTGTATTGAATTTTATACCGGAAAAACCATGTTTATTGATTGATAAAAATACCAAATACAAAGAGGCCTTTATATAGAGAAAGACTAAAGCAAACCCTagactaaaaccctaaaacaaaTCCTAGACAAAAACAAATACTTAAAGGGCAAGTAACTAATCCTTGGCCCGCAAGATAACTAATAACAATCTAAActccaacaccccccgtcaaactcatggcggaacacaaacatgagtttgccaaagtagatgtggatgcaagactccaaattccagttgtcacgccccgatcccaacatacgtcGAGAATCGACACGTAACAAGGACAATAACATTCGTTGAATACGATATAAGTTACGGAATGAAATACTTTAACTGATAAACCAAAATAATGTGAAGGTGGCTAAGTTCtctacaaaatatttacaaatatgtacatccaAAAAAGAAACATAATCTTTGCTTTACAAAGAACAAGTTTGAGGTGCTCAAAAGAAAGTCCCAAAGACAAAGTACAAGATAGGATATAGGGGTAACCTAGCACTCCAAATCTCTGATAACTGTACCGCTACCCCACCTATGAACCTCTCGAAGCTACTCAGACTTGTTACATGTAAGATCAGTGCCTACACGATCGAAATGGTGCACTGGGCAAACAACAACCCGGATAAGCTACGAAGCTTGTGTGAGCGACAAATAATACAAAGTATATGATACTAATAATAAAACCAGccatcattcacaatttataAACCTTGCAAACTCCGAAGGAGTCACACATACATCCAAAGAGTTTTCTAAATTAAAACTCAGAGTTCTCAAAGCCACATTCATAGATACATTCAAAACTAGAGTTAGAGAGACGTCGTTTAGCCGAAGCCTACGCAAGTAACCAAATACGAAGTGGCCCCCCAAAGCGGATCAACCAAGCAGAGCTACCCCTGagaaagtaaccaagtaggtagtgacccctaatgcggattaaccaagcagagtcaccccTGAGAAAATAACCAAataggtagtgaccccccaatgcagattaaccaagcaaagtCACTCCTACAACTATTGGAAAGTGATCACCcaatgtggattaaccaagcatgatcacctttAAATGTGTATGGCCATACCTAGGAtataaggatcgcccaacgAGGATTAACCAAGCACAATCCACAAATAGTATGGTCCCttaacgcggattaaccaagcaggaccatccagTATCATTGCTACGTGGTGCAGACTTAGTGTCACCTAACCCCATGACACTAGGGTAATGGTCCTTTACAATCCATCATTTTTATCAAACCATCAAATATATATTCCAAAACACAATCCATCATTTTTATCAACCATCAAATATATATTCCAAACACAATCCATCAACAGTTCAAATATCCAAGTCACCTAATGTTTCATAAGTAGATCGACAACAACTTAATAGCAACAATTATTTAGCATCAGAACTATTTTAAGAATCCATGGTGTAACCACACAGTTTATTTGAACAAAATATTTCAAagtaataaccatatcacatagATTAGAATCACTCACCTAAGATCC
Proteins encoded in this window:
- the LOC126595407 gene encoding uncharacterized protein LOC126595407 → LSKLCLSNSVSQKVRALEVTEDSLLFLPSAIGTGRVSTGSDSGLLKTRLKEFEKREFLGGFKNSEFVEKFKSSLMKSSASKASPSSSSSNSMRSSNSSREKINSSTSTPSQDIVGESTPPQLPMVATQHTPLTHGGSTNLSNATPKQGGSCSSDQLKGFGAPNKWVGDS